The Mycolicibacterium fluoranthenivorans genomic interval TGACCTTTCAGGATCTTCAACCGTGCCGTGGGCATATCGAACCAACCGACCCGGTCCAACTCCGGGTACTCCTTGAACTTCCCTGAACCCCGGGGCCATTCCAGGGTGAAGGTGTTGCTCACCGCGCAGCCGGTATCGAGGTCACCCTCGACCGCGAAGGCGGTGACGATCTTGCCGCCGGGCTGCTTCAACGGCGCGAACGCGATCGGCGGGCCGTCCGGCGCCGCGATACCGACCTCCTCGGCGAACTCCCGGCGGGCCGCCGCCCACGGGTCCTCCTCGTCGAGGTACTCCCCTTTGGGGATCGACCACGCGCCCTCGTCCTTTCGCACCCAGAACGGCCCGCCCGGATGGCCCAACAGCACCTCGAGGACACCATCGGTCGTGCGGTACAGCAGCAGGCCTGCACTCCGACGGGGCATCGCCCCACTGTAGGGACCGACCGTGACATCGCCCACACGGGCCGTGAACACGGGATGAATGCGCCGCCACCGGGCGGCGTCCATCATCCGCATTGGGTGTGAAGCACCGCGTTGACCTGCACCGGAAGCGCAGACATCCCGGTCGATGTGTGGTGTGCCGCGGGCGAATCGGGGTGGCGGAGCACTACAGTCACCACCGTGGTCGACGTCCACTACTCACGTTATGTCGCCTTGGGTGACAGCCAGACCGAGGGACTCTGGGACACCGATGACACCGGCGCCCTCATCGGCTTCGCCGATCGGCTGGCCTGGCTGCTCGACAGCTACTCCCCGGGTATCGAGTACGCCAATCTCGCGGTCCGTGGCAAGCGGATCCGCGACGTGCTGGACGGGCAGCTGCCCGAGGCCGTGGCCATGCGACCCGACGTCGTCACGATGTGCGTGGGCATGAACGACGTGACACGCCCGGGCCGCAAGTTCGACCAGGCCCTGGTCGATCTGGACATCCTGCACGACCGGCTGGCCCTCACCGGCGCGACCGTGGTGACGACGACCTTTCCGAATCTGGCCAGGGTCCTGCCCGCCGGCCGGATCCTGGTGGCGCGCGTGCTGCGGATCAACGATGTCATCCGCGCCGCGGCCGACCGGCACGGCTTCCGGCTCATCGATCTGTACCACGCCGATTCGATGACCGACCCCGAGAACTGGAGCACCGACCGCGTGCACGGCAGCACCAAGGGCCACCAGCTGTTCACCGCCGCAGCGGCGGAGGCGCTGGGATTACCGGGCAGCAACCACGACTGGGCGTACGCGGCGGCGGCGGACACCGAGCAGTCGCTGCGCTCGCGGCTGTACTCGCAGGCCATGTGGACTCAGAACATGCTGATGCCATGGATCTGGCGGCATCTGCGCGGGCGGTCGGCCAGTATCGGCGGCGGCCCCCGGCATCCGCAGCTGAGC includes:
- a CDS encoding NUDIX domain-containing protein; translation: MPRRSAGLLLYRTTDGVLEVLLGHPGGPFWVRKDEGAWSIPKGEYLDEEDPWAAARREFAEEVGIAAPDGPPIAFAPLKQPGGKIVTAFAVEGDLDTGCAVSNTFTLEWPRGSGKFKEYPELDRVGWFDMPTARLKILKGQQPLLDWLLQELADGAAGTSPRA
- a CDS encoding SGNH/GDSL hydrolase family protein, whose product is MVDVHYSRYVALGDSQTEGLWDTDDTGALIGFADRLAWLLDSYSPGIEYANLAVRGKRIRDVLDGQLPEAVAMRPDVVTMCVGMNDVTRPGRKFDQALVDLDILHDRLALTGATVVTTTFPNLARVLPAGRILVARVLRINDVIRAAADRHGFRLIDLYHADSMTDPENWSTDRVHGSTKGHQLFTAAAAEALGLPGSNHDWAYAAAADTEQSLRSRLYSQAMWTQNMLMPWIWRHLRGRSASIGGGPRHPQLSPVVARSDAR